The following DNA comes from Bradyrhizobium manausense.
CGGGCATCGCTGGCCGGACGAGGCTGCATCGTCGTTCACGTCGACGAGCGCGAATCTGCAGATCCCGATTGCAAGGCGTTGAACATTACGACCATCACCGGGCGCCCTGCCCCTTAGGTACCACCGCGCGTGACGCTAAATGCTACTCGTCCCGTCTGTTTAAACTCCTTTACGCGAAGAGGCCTTGCCGCGATATCGACCGCGAAAATCAACATGATTGTCTCGCGACGAGCGGTGCGTATAGTTTCACGATGCTGCCGTCGACGGGATGGGTGAGATTATCGACAAGCGAGCGTGGGGCGAAGTCGAGCCCCAGGCCCTCCCACTCCTCCTGTTTTAGGGAGTGTCCGCCAGTCCCCAGAATCAACCACGCACGCTGAAGGCGTTCGGGGCCAACCATCTTCAAGTATTCGCCTGCAAGCCGATGCGACGACGGATAGCCGGCAAAAATCCAGGGGAAGACCGGCATGTGGCCGCCAATCGCAAAGACCGCACCCGGGACTTCGCCGCTGAGGTCGATGGCAAGGTCGCCACGGCAAAAGCCGCGGCTCGCGACGTCACTCTGCAGCGTTTGGATGAATTGTCGGGTACGCTCATCAAGCTTCAGCGTGGAGCCCGCACCGACCCCAGTTGGAAGAGTTTGCAATTTAAGGGGCGTTGCCAATCGATAAGGCGACGTCAAACCCACAGCCGTTGCGCTGTACACAAGATAGGCACCGACGAACGAAACCAGCGTCAAGCCGAACGATCGCGGAAGCACTAGCGCCGTGGCGATTACCAGCACCGTCAATGACAAGCCCGGGAAGAGCGCGACCTGAAAGCACACCCTCCCGGCGCTCCCCAAAGTTGCAGCCCAGGGAATGATTCCGATCAGAGCCAGGAGTGCAATCCATCTGAGCCTGACGTCCCGCCGACACGCAATTGAAAGCATCGCGAAACCGCCTCCGCCGAGCACGGAAAGAATATGACAGTTCGCCGGATCGACCCTCCGTAAGAGCGACAATCCGAGCAGCAGCACTACGCAGAACGCAACCAGTTCACCCCATCTTCCGATGACACTCCGCCCTGAGTGGCGGGCAAACATGCATCCCAGCAGCAATCCGCCGCTCGCCCACCATACCCATCCCTCGCGAAGGAATTCGATCTGTTGATCGCGCATCGAGAAGGGGTTCGGATGGGCTCCGCCGAAGACGACCAAATAACCATTGATCTGGCTGACTATCGTTCCGAGAGGAAGACTCGCAGCCAGCACGATGAGGAAGCCCGAGCCAAACAGGATCGTGCGACCGAGTTGCGCCATTCTGGCTCGATTGTCGGGGAGCGCGCACAGGACGCCCACGAGATAGATCGCGCCATAAGCCATGACGTTGAGAGGCCTGGTAAATAGCGCGATGGCGATCGCAAGAGCCGCTAAGAAGGCGGAGAAAGCAGGGAGCGACTGCAGGAGCACCAATCCCAAGGCCAAAATCCAGCCAGCTACCAAAACGAGCCAGTTGTAAGATGGCGTGGGAAGCCAGTAAGTGTAGTAGAAGAACGGAGCGAGCAAGGTCGTAGCAACGATCAGGATCGCATCTGGATCTCGCCAGGAAAGCTTCAATCTTATCACGACAGCGCAGCCCAATGAAACTCCCAGGCCGGAAAGGATGACAGCACCGATGCGGTTGAACGCCGACACGGATTGGCCGGCGAGCAGATACAAGGGATGAATGGCGTAGCTGAAGAGTCCCAAGACCAGGTCATATTCCGCCGGCCTCTGGGCCAGCATCAAATAGAACGCCTCGTCGGTAAAATCGAAGCCCCTGTCCATTTTCAGGATCAGGCTCGACGCCAGAACGGTTGCTGAAGCAAGCAACACGACCGCCGCAACAAGACGAGGCCGCGAAATTGACAAGGCGAGAATTCGACCAATGAGCATATGCTGTTTGAGTCCTGACGATGGACAGCCCTTGATTTCCCGGCTGGCTCGATCCTGAGCAATCAAGCCGGTCCAATTGACGATCTCGCTGGAATATGACATGGCGGCAAGATGGGATGGTTACGCTTCTTATTGGCAGCTGTCGTCGTCGCTTACCACTGCCAATTCCACCGGGTGTATCAGACGATCGGGGGCGTGGCCGCGGTAGAGGCCTTCTTTTTCGTGAGCGGCTTTTACATGGCCGCCGCCTATCCGAGATATCAGGGGCGGTTCTCGGCGCTGCTCTTTTGGTTGAGCCGATACCTGAGGCTGCTCCCGTTCTACCTGACCGTTCTTGCCCTGACTTGGCTGTTCTGGCTCAGCGGCATGGCCACGAACAAGACTGCAATCTTTGACGCGTTTGGCGCGGCCGACGCTCCCTGGCTCGCCAATATCACCTTGCTGGGCCAGGATCTGATCGCGATCAACGAGCACGCCAACCTGCTCCTTCCGGTTCGCCAATCATGGTCGATTAGCGCAGAATTGGTCTTCTACTTGCTCACCCCGCTATTTCTGAAATGCCGCAGTTGGCAGCTCATTGCCCTTGCCGCCCTGTCGTTCGCCATCAAAGCGTACTTTACGATCTCAGGGGACTGGAGGAGCGCCTATTTTCCGTTCTATTCGCAGGTCGGCTATTTTATCCTGGGGATAGTGCTGTTCAGGGTCCGCGACGGACTAACGTGGTCAAGATCATCCGCTCCTCCTCTGCTGTTGCTGACCTCCGTCTACCTCTGTGTCAGCCATTTTGCAGCCTTTGAACTCAACGGCATTCTGCCGAACCTCGGGATGATCGCGGCTATCGCCATCACCATGCCAACGGCCTTCGCGCACTCCAACCAGCCAACCTCGAATTTTCTCGGTGATATTTCGTACGGGGTTTATCTGGTGCACGTTCTGATGATCGAAGTGCTCATCTCGTTGGGATGGTTCTCCTACGACGCGGCTTCAAGGTCGGCAATCATCTGGATGTTCATCCTGGTGCTATCACTTTCAGCACTCGTCGCCGCGATTTTCGAGATCGTGGTTCAAGAGCGCATTGACCGCTGGCGCCGAAAGACGTTCTATGGCGGCGCCGCGCCTCGGGTCGAAATCAACATGCAGCAATCAACATAGCGGCGCCGCAATCGATCCGGCTGGACGACAGCCCTTTAGACATGTCTTCGGCAAGGACGGCGCTGACGCTGGGCATTGGACCGCGCGAAAATCCGTCGCGCCCCGTCGTCAGGCCAGCAGCGGATGATCGAGATGCAGACCGGCCAGGTACTGGGCCAACGTCGCAACTACGACCGTATCGTGCGGCTGCTCGGCAGGCGGCAGTGCATTAGCCCCCTCTGGATTTGGACCAGGCATCGTGTCCGGGGGAGCGAATTGGAAGGTTGCAGGGTTGGCAGAATTCGTCGCGAAAGCGAAATTGCCGGCCGCCGGAACTGCGGCCAACGGCGCCGAGGCAGGAACGCCGATCGTCCCGTCCCCGTTGAGGTTCTGATGAAGGCTGCTTTCGGCTTGCTCCAACGCCATGCTGACGCCCGAGAGCACGCCAGAGTCGTTGAGATAATTGCCCTTGATATCGGTGTGCCAGATGATGAACTGACTCGAACCAGGCGCCTTCCACGCAATGTCGAATCCGCTCGCGGTCTGTTCTGCGCCAACCGGCGTCCAAACGCCGAACTGGCCTGCCACGACCGGGGAGCCGCCGTAGGTCAACTCTGGTCCAGAACCACCGCTAACGGGGTTCATGTA
Coding sequences within:
- a CDS encoding acyltransferase family protein codes for the protein MGWLRFLLAAVVVAYHCQFHRVYQTIGGVAAVEAFFFVSGFYMAAAYPRYQGRFSALLFWLSRYLRLLPFYLTVLALTWLFWLSGMATNKTAIFDAFGAADAPWLANITLLGQDLIAINEHANLLLPVRQSWSISAELVFYLLTPLFLKCRSWQLIALAALSFAIKAYFTISGDWRSAYFPFYSQVGYFILGIVLFRVRDGLTWSRSSAPPLLLLTSVYLCVSHFAAFELNGILPNLGMIAAIAITMPTAFAHSNQPTSNFLGDISYGVYLVHVLMIEVLISLGWFSYDAASRSAIIWMFILVLSLSALVAAIFEIVVQERIDRWRRKTFYGGAAPRVEINMQQST